The Raphanus sativus cultivar WK10039 chromosome 2, ASM80110v3, whole genome shotgun sequence genome includes a region encoding these proteins:
- the LOC108837843 gene encoding LOW QUALITY PROTEIN: uncharacterized protein LOC108837843 (The sequence of the model RefSeq protein was modified relative to this genomic sequence to represent the inferred CDS: substituted 1 base at 1 genomic stop codon) has product MTSNTGEGSLLRAGDNSTLRELFGRSIRSDGSDGSLYGDNVMRFREQYVRVTEKKKGNRKISGALAGVEGLDGIPGVVIGDEISGASAEVGAEAEGLVIGAEIGDFAGIVVGEEAGLFAGVETGVVAVEGEETGELAGAKTGGIKGDGKERDKTGGVAGGXTGEFEGDSSMVGEETGEVAGAKTGDNRGDAMAREGSGDLAGDLAVDLGGDETGDFKGVAMVGEDPGEVAGDKTGDFPGAERGDLTGVAVVGEETGELVGVKTIVFAGVVAGVTGNCGAGVSWIAGGSRVGV; this is encoded by the exons ATGACCTCAAATACCGGGGAAGGGAGCCTTCTCAGGGCAGGAGATAACTCAACCCTACGAGAGTTGTTTGGAAGGTCAATACGCTCCGATGGTTCAGATGGCAGTTTATATGGAGACAATGTAATGAGGTTTAGGGAACAGTATGTTCgtgttacagaaaaaaaaaaggggaaCA GAAAAATTTCAGGCGCATTGGCTGGAGTGGAGGGGCTAGACGGGATACCAGGGGTTGTTATCGGCGATGAGATCTCCGGAGCATCGGCTGAGGTTGGAGCAGAGGCAGAGGGACTCGTCATCGGAGCAGAGATCGGAGACTTCGCTGGGATCGTAGTTGGAGAGGAAGCAGGGTTATTCGCCGGAGTAGAGACTGGAGTCGTGGCGGTAGAGGGAGAAGAAACAGGGGAACTCGCCGGAGCAAAGACAGGTGGTATCAAAGGAGACGGAAAGGAACGAGACAAAACAGGAGGAGTTGCTGGAGGATAAACAGGAGAGTTTGAAGGAGACTCATCAATGGTCGGCGAGGAAACAGGGGAAGTTGCGGGAGCAAAAACAGGGGATAACAGAGGAGACGCAATGGCCCGAGAGGGTTCAGGGGACCTCGCCGGAGATTTGGCAGTGGATCTCGGTGGAGACGAAACAGGGGATTTCAAAGGCGTCGCGATGGTCGGAGAGGATCCAGGGGAAGTCGCCGGAGATAAAACAGGAGACTTTCCCGGAGCAGAGCGAGGGGATTTGACAGGAGTCGCGGTGGTCGGAGAGGAAACAGGGGAACTCGTCGGCGTAAAAACAATAGTTTTCGCAGGAGTCGTCGCCGGTGTCACCGGAAACTGTGGCGCGGGTGTGTCATGGATCGCCGGAGGGAGTAGAGTAGGCGTTTGA